Proteins from a genomic interval of Oncorhynchus mykiss isolate Arlee chromosome 21, USDA_OmykA_1.1, whole genome shotgun sequence:
- the LOC110500055 gene encoding DNA damage-regulated autophagy modulator protein 1, whose protein sequence is MFWFLEGTCFLPTFLVIWSSSTFIVSYLIALFEHDVDVIFPYISDTGAEPPESCVFGLMTVITAFAGMATMYARYKFVEKLNETAGAVPPILNQAAFWIGMLSCLGMCFVATFQETTITAVHDAGAILFFVSGVLYTILQSIISYKAFPYGCSLALCRVRTGIATIAFLAVFPTVVCAVFVTQTTLHRKTKDEDYVFHLVSAVSEWIVAFSFIFFFFTYIHDFKKFTLKLRTQFVDYS, encoded by the exons ATGTTTTGGTTCTTGGAGGGAACATGCTTTTTACCAACTTTTTTGGTCATCTGGTCATCAAGCACGTTTATTGTTTCCTACCTAATTGCATTGTTCGAGCATGATGTGGATGTTATCTTCCCCTATATAAG TGACACTGGGGCTGAACCCCCAGAGAGCTGTGTCTTTGGCTTGATGACGGTCATCACTGCATTTGCAG GTATGGCCACCATGTATGCCAGGTACAAGTTTGTGGAGAAGCTCAATGAGACAGCAGGTGCTGTGCCCCCAATACTGAACCAGGCTGCTTTCTGGATTGGAATGCTTTCTTGTTTGGGGATGTGTTTTGTCGCTACTTTCCAG GAGACAACGATTACGGCAGTTCATGATGCAGGTGCAATACTCTTCTTCGTTTCTGGTGTTCTGTACACCATCCTCCAGTCCATCATATCCTATAAGGCCTTCCCCTATGGGTGTTCCTTGGCCTTGTGTCGTGTGCGCACAGGAATTGCAACCATCGCCTTCCTGGCAGTTTTCCCCA CTGTTGTCTGTGCTGTCTTCGTGACACAAACCACACTGCATAGAAAAACAAAAGACGAG GACTATGTGTTCCATCTGGTGAGTGCTGTGAGTGAGTGGATCGTGGCCTTCagcttcatcttcttcttcttcacctaCATCCACGACTTTAAA AAGTTTACTCTGAAGCTGAGAACACAGTTTGTGGACTATTCCTGA